In one window of Scyliorhinus canicula chromosome 17, sScyCan1.1, whole genome shotgun sequence DNA:
- the LOC119952236 gene encoding zinc finger protein 239-like, with translation ERPFICSQCGKGFTRFGNLKMHQRVHTGERPFICSQCGKGFTRFDNLRIHQRVHTGVRPFTCSQCEKGFTTSSSLLKHQQVHSGERPFTCSQCEKGFTTSSSLLSHQRVHTGEKPFTCSQCGNRFTQSSDLQKHQRIHTGEKPFTCFQCEKGFARLSNLRIHQRVHTGEKPFTCSRCGKGFTQSSHLQTHQRVHTGEKP, from the coding sequence gagaggccgttcatctgctctcagtgtgggaagggattcactcggttcggTAACCTGAAGatgcatcagcgagttcacactggggaaaggccgttcatctgctctcagtgtgggaagggattcactcggttcgacaacctgcggatacatcagcgagttcacactggggtgaggccgttcacctgctctcagtgtgagaagggattcactacttcatcaagcctgctgaaacaccagcaagttcacagtggggagaggccgttcacctgctctcagtgtgagaagggattcactacttcaTCGAGCTTGCTgtcacaccagcgtgttcacactggggagaagccgttcacctgctctcagtgtgggaacagATTCACTCAATCGTCcgacctgcagaaacaccagcgaattcacactggggagaaaccgttcacctgctttcagtgtgaaaagggattcgctcggttatccaacctgcggatacatcagcgagttcacactggggagaagccgttcacttgctctcggtgtgggaagggattcactcaatcatcccacctgcagacgcaccaacgagttcacacaggggagaagccgTAA
- the LOC119952230 gene encoding josephin-2-like, with protein sequence MSEPPLGVGMSESSPPLYHERQRLELCALHALNNLLQQPLFTQQQLDGLSDQLAPNCLVNPHRSLLGTGNYDVNVLMAALLTQGLAAIWWDKRKWLSSLVLSRVHGFILNIPSNMTLGFVSLPIQRKHWVAVRQINGAYYNLDSKLKAPVPIGNEEELRKFLQDQIAQDPCELLLVVPREVEEDGSWLLAP encoded by the coding sequence ATGTCAGAGCCCCCCCTGGGTGTGGGGATGTCGGAGTCCTCCCCTCCGCTGTACCACGAGCGGCAGCGCCTGGAACTCTGCGCCCTCCACGCCCTTAACAACCTCCTGCAGCAGCCGCTCTTCACCCAGCAGCAGCTAGATGGGCTGAGCGACCAGCTGGCTCCCAACTGTCTGGTGAATCCACATCGCAGCTTGTTAGGAACCGGGAACTATGATGTCAACGTCCTCATGGCCGCCTTGCTAACTCAAGGTCTGGCTGCGATTTGGTGGGATAAACGCAAGTGGCTCAGCAGCTTGGTGCTGAGCCGGGTTCATGGCTTCATCCTCAACATTCCCTCCAACATGACGCTGGGCTTTGTCTCGCTCCCCATCCAGCGCAAGCACTGGGTGGCAGTCAGGCAAATCAACGGGGCCTACTACAACCTGGACTCCAAGCTAAAGGCCCCGGTTCCAATCGGGAATGAGGAGGAACTGAGGAAGTTCCTGCAGGACCAGATTGCCCAGGATCCCTGtgagttgctgctggtggtgccgagggaggtggaggaggacggAAGCTGGCTGCTCGCTCCCTGA